DNA from Mycolicibacterium alvei:
GATCCGGTTCTGCCGAATGACGTAGCCGCGCAACATCAACAGAATCGCGACCGGCGCCGCCATCATCGACAACACTTCGAGCATGTCCGATCTCATACTTCGGGTGTACCTGCTGCGCACACGCTCGTGTCGGACCTGAACGGTTTCTTTACGACCGAGAGGGAAATCCTTGCACCCCGGGTGCGATTCGCCGTGGTCGGTCTCGCTGCATCACCAGGCGTGGACGGTGTTCTGGGCCGGCTCGAGGCCCTCGGCGATCAGCAGCTCGGTGGCATCGGCGGCCTGCTCGCAGATCGTTGGCACCTCGGCCCGTTCGGCGGCAGAAAATGCCTCCAACACGTACGCCGCCGGATCCTTACGCCCCGGCGGGCGGCCCACTCCGATGCGGACTCGCTGAAAGTCCTTGCTGCTCAATGCTGATGCGATCGAACGCAGCCCGTTGTGACCACCCTCGCCGCCGCCGACCTTGAGCCGGATTCGTCCGAAGTCGATGTCGAGCTCGTCGTGGACGACCACGAGCCGGCCCGGCGGCACCGAATAGAACTTGGCCAACGGTCCGACCTGGCGGCCGGACTCGTTCATGTAGCACCGAGGTTTGGCCAGTATCACCGGGGCTCCTGCGAGCCGACCGGTGAGCACCTCGGCGCCGGACTTCTTGTGCACCTTGAAGGCCGAGCCGATGCGGGCGGCCAGCACATCGGCCACCATGAACCCGACATTGTGCCGGGTCTTGGCGTAGG
Protein-coding regions in this window:
- the pth gene encoding aminoacyl-tRNA hydrolase; translation: MAEPLLVVGLGNPGPAYAKTRHNVGFMVADVLAARIGSAFKVHKKSGAEVLTGRLAGAPVILAKPRCYMNESGRQVGPLAKFYSVPPGRLVVVHDELDIDFGRIRLKVGGGEGGHNGLRSIASALSSKDFQRVRIGVGRPPGRKDPAAYVLEAFSAAERAEVPTICEQAADATELLIAEGLEPAQNTVHAW